The following are from one region of the Cervus canadensis isolate Bull #8, Minnesota chromosome 21, ASM1932006v1, whole genome shotgun sequence genome:
- the GRAP2 gene encoding GRB2-related adapter protein 2, producing the protein MEAIAKFDFMASGEDELSFHAGDVLKILSNQEEWFKAELGSQEGYVPKNFIDIEFPEWFHEGLSRHQAESLLMGKDLGCFIIRASQSSPGDFSISVRHEDDVQHFKVMRDNKGNYFLWTEKFPSLNKLVDYYRKNSISKQKQIFLRDRTREEQGQRGNSLDRRSQGGHPLSGAVGEEIRPAMNRKTSDHPLPPPSQYPPAPLPPQQRYLPQHHFNQERRGASLDINDGPCGLGMGTEMNAALMHRRHTDPVQLQVAGRVRWARALYDFEALEDDELGFRCGEVVEVLDSSNPSWWTGRLHNKLGLFPANYVAPMIR; encoded by the exons ATGGAAGCCATTGCCAAGTTTGATTTCATGGCCTCGGGAGAAGATGAACTGAGCTTTCACGCTGGCGATGTTCTGAAG ATCCTAAGTAACCAAGAGGAGTGGTTCAAGGCGGAGCTTGGGAGCCAAGAAGGATACGTGCCCAAAAATTTTATAGACATCGAGTTTCCTGA GTGGTTTCACGAAGGCCTCTCACGACACCAGGCAGAGAGCTTGCTGATGGGCAAAGATCTCGGTTGCTTCATCATCCGGGCCAGCCAGAGCTCCCCAGGGGACTTCTCCATATCCGTCAG GCATGAGGATGATGTTCAACACTTCAAAGTCATGAGAGACAACAAGGGTAATTacttcctgtggacagagaagtttCCATCCCTCAACAAGCTGGTGGACTACTACAGGAAGAATTCCATCTCCAAACAGAAGCAGATCTTTCTGAGGGATAGGACCCGGGAGGAACAG GGTCAGCGGGGCAACAGCCTGGACCGGCGGTCCCAGGGAGGCCATCCCCTGAGCggggctgtgggagaagaaatCCGGCCTGCGATGAACAGGAAGACGTCGGatcaccccctgccccctccttcGCAGTATCCCCCGGCCCCACTGCCGCCACAGCAGCGGTACCTGCCACAGCACCATTTTAATCAG GAACGCCGTGGAGCCAGCCTGGACATAAACGATGGGCCCTGTGGCCTGGGCATGGGCACCGAAATGAATGCCGCTCTCATGCACCGGAGACACACTGATCCGGTGCAACTCCAAGTGGCCGGG CGGGTGCGGTGGGCCCGGGCACTATACGACTTCGAGGCCCTGGAGGACGATGAGTTGGGCTTCCGCTGCGGAGAGGTGGTTGAGGTCCTGGACAGCTCCAACCCCTCCTGGTGGACCGGCCGCCTGCACAACAAGCTGGGCCTCTTCCCTGCCAACTACGTGGCACCCATGATCCGATGA